A part of Desulfovibrio sp. genomic DNA contains:
- the fliD gene encoding flagellar filament capping protein FliD translates to MAISLSGSNAVSNLSGWDTNFDEVLAKLKKVESTQLNNLTAWKSDWNLRYEAFGSIITQVQTASNVLTGISNKNSFVTKNVTSSNTNILTAVANASAQDVQHSVNVLQMANNSVWANTGHVFSSKTDVINDSGVDQYFTFTYAGTTKSIKVPPKTTLDSFVSMVNNSTDNPGVKVSIVQTGTGYVFQVAGKSTGAENDLVIHSSGLVGMDSAGSTSVWKTNNALDLSATLTNPNKYAYDLLMEDGSKFTVSITGDKTNQNLADAINNQTGRNVAALDSSGNLTLTGVSAMYQRNTSTTEKAVAASTKVSVGGNPSATKLQSDLTMTMQYDDGITTGTRQLTIKAGTNLKDALIQMAQVTGMKSADLSMDSSGNWSINLNNITGITFDSSANAADTALFTSTTTAASMGNRVGGLTSATTSIAFKASMLGDKLGGSSADGSKDFTYTFVDNTGATQTITLANNKTYQDLADEIQSKTGVAPTTAGNGNLTFSLGNTVQFYVSQGTGGGMDGLTTSTATTTLATGLTPGNTLDPTQPDLNYTVTLNDGTQISVPSIASGSSMQDVVTAIQQTLAADPSAQAAGATAKLVKADGSDWTSAADGQSFLAITNVQSVSGPGIKGQVAESSNWNIQRATNARFTVDNWPIEMESASNSVSDVIEGVVFTIQDTGQARISVSTDITSVEKSIQTFLDAVNSILLTIRDYTKYDKDKATTTNDPKQSTSDNYSPSQLTAEKGGLLQGNYGVQLFKSRLNSLLGSSPPGFKSRTSADDLLSGDVLSNLANLGIKVNNNEASDQFGLLEIAPASSIAALQQLDQKNYTDMITNNLEAVVDFFCTDGTGSSTSSSFRYGSHVAGITKAGTYDVSYTVDASGNIEKVMVGGVEAKRDLSQAGYYYSVGSGDGRGLSLLIDDLSAGEHTGQIRIKEGMVQTVNSFLKSELVFNDVNLSSTGGDNADAIALKSQNGALMVLRNNYKSIMENIDKKISQEQDRIALWETRQKKYFANLETLLNNYKSMQTQLESQIAKLSSSSSSSSSS, encoded by the coding sequence ATGGCCATCAGCTTATCCGGTTCCAACGCCGTTTCCAACCTGAGTGGCTGGGACACCAATTTTGACGAGGTTCTTGCGAAGCTCAAAAAGGTAGAGTCCACACAGCTCAACAATCTGACTGCCTGGAAGTCTGACTGGAATCTGCGGTATGAGGCCTTTGGCTCTATTATCACGCAGGTGCAGACAGCCAGCAACGTACTCACGGGCATTAGCAACAAAAACAGCTTTGTCACCAAAAACGTTACCAGCAGCAATACAAACATCTTGACGGCTGTCGCCAACGCTTCCGCGCAGGACGTGCAGCACAGCGTCAACGTGTTGCAGATGGCCAATAATTCCGTATGGGCCAACACAGGGCACGTCTTCAGCTCCAAAACCGACGTCATCAATGACTCCGGCGTTGATCAGTATTTTACCTTCACCTATGCCGGAACCACCAAGAGCATAAAGGTGCCCCCCAAGACCACGCTGGATTCCTTTGTCAGCATGGTCAACAATTCTACGGACAATCCGGGCGTCAAGGTCAGCATTGTGCAGACAGGGACGGGGTATGTCTTCCAGGTGGCTGGCAAAAGCACGGGAGCGGAAAACGATCTCGTCATTCATAGCAGCGGCCTTGTGGGCATGGACTCGGCGGGCAGCACGTCAGTGTGGAAAACCAACAACGCGCTGGACCTCAGCGCAACGCTCACCAATCCCAATAAGTACGCCTATGATCTGCTCATGGAGGACGGTTCCAAATTCACCGTTTCCATCACGGGCGACAAGACCAATCAGAATCTGGCAGACGCGATCAATAACCAGACAGGGCGCAACGTGGCCGCACTGGACAGCAGCGGCAATCTGACCCTCACGGGCGTGTCCGCCATGTATCAGCGCAACACGAGCACCACCGAAAAAGCCGTTGCGGCCAGCACCAAGGTCTCGGTGGGGGGCAATCCCAGCGCCACAAAGCTGCAGTCTGACCTGACCATGACGATGCAGTACGATGACGGCATCACCACCGGAACGCGCCAGCTTACCATCAAGGCAGGAACCAACCTCAAGGACGCCCTCATCCAGATGGCCCAGGTCACTGGCATGAAGTCGGCGGATCTGAGCATGGACAGCAGCGGCAACTGGTCCATCAACCTGAACAATATCACGGGCATCACTTTTGATTCCAGCGCCAATGCTGCCGATACCGCCCTGTTCACCAGCACGACGACTGCGGCGTCTATGGGCAATCGCGTGGGGGGGCTGACTTCCGCCACCACCAGCATTGCTTTCAAGGCCAGCATGCTTGGCGACAAGCTGGGCGGCAGCAGCGCCGACGGCAGCAAGGACTTTACCTACACCTTTGTCGACAATACTGGCGCTACCCAGACCATAACCCTGGCCAACAACAAAACCTATCAGGACCTGGCGGACGAGATACAGTCCAAGACGGGCGTTGCACCCACAACTGCGGGCAACGGCAACCTGACATTTTCGCTCGGCAATACGGTCCAGTTTTATGTGAGCCAGGGCACGGGCGGCGGCATGGACGGCCTGACAACCAGCACGGCCACCACCACCCTCGCCACGGGGCTGACACCTGGCAACACTCTGGACCCCACGCAGCCTGATCTTAACTACACGGTCACGCTTAACGATGGCACCCAGATTAGCGTGCCCTCCATCGCCAGCGGCTCCAGCATGCAGGACGTGGTGACCGCCATCCAGCAGACGCTGGCGGCTGACCCCTCCGCGCAGGCCGCCGGTGCGACAGCCAAGCTTGTGAAGGCCGATGGCTCGGACTGGACAAGCGCGGCTGACGGGCAAAGCTTTCTTGCCATCACCAACGTGCAGAGCGTCAGTGGCCCCGGCATAAAGGGTCAGGTGGCCGAATCCTCCAACTGGAATATCCAGCGGGCCACCAATGCCCGTTTTACTGTGGACAACTGGCCCATTGAAATGGAGTCGGCTTCCAATAGCGTCAGCGACGTCATCGAAGGCGTGGTCTTTACCATACAGGACACGGGACAGGCGCGCATCAGCGTGAGCACCGACATCACCTCGGTGGAAAAATCCATCCAGACATTTCTGGATGCCGTAAACTCCATCCTGCTGACCATCCGTGACTACACCAAGTACGACAAGGACAAGGCAACCACCACCAACGACCCGAAACAGTCCACGAGCGACAACTACAGCCCTTCGCAGCTCACGGCTGAAAAGGGGGGCCTGCTTCAGGGCAACTACGGTGTGCAGCTTTTCAAATCGCGGCTCAACAGCCTCCTTGGCTCGTCGCCGCCAGGCTTTAAAAGCCGCACCAGCGCTGACGATCTGCTTTCTGGCGACGTATTGTCCAACCTGGCCAACCTTGGCATCAAGGTCAATAATAACGAAGCCAGCGACCAATTCGGTCTGCTTGAGATAGCTCCTGCATCCAGTATTGCTGCTTTGCAGCAGTTGGATCAGAAAAACTACACCGACATGATCACCAACAACCTGGAAGCCGTGGTGGATTTTTTCTGCACCGACGGCACAGGTTCCAGCACCTCTTCGTCTTTCCGCTACGGCAGCCACGTGGCTGGCATCACCAAAGCAGGAACATACGATGTAAGTTACACCGTTGACGCCAGCGGCAACATTGAAAAGGTGATGGTGGGCGGCGTCGAGGCCAAGCGAGACCTGAGCCAGGCTGGCTATTACTACAGCGTTGGCTCGGGCGACGGACGCGGCTTGTCCCTTCTCATCGACGATTTGAGCGCAGGGGAACATACCGGCCAGATACGCATCAAGGAAGGCATGGTGCAAACGGTCAACAGCTTTCTGAAAAGTGAGCTGGTATTCAATGACGTCAACCTGTCCTCCACCGGTGGCGATAATGCCGACGCCATTGCCCTCAAATCGCAGAACGGCGCTCTCATGGTCTTGCGCAATAACTACAAGTCCATTATGGAGAACATAGATAAAAAGATCAGCCAGGAGCAGGATCGCATAGCGCTCTGGGAAACCCGGCAGAAAAAATATTTCGCCAATCTGGAAACTCTGCTGAACAACTACAAAAGCATGCAGACCCAGCTTGAATCGCAAATAGCTAAGCTGAGCAGCAGCAGTAGTAGTAGCAGCAGCAGCTAG
- a CDS encoding flavodoxin family protein — MRACIVYSSCTGNTRKVAEAMAEASGIACHAVRHAPSPQEYDLLAVGFWVRQGLPDARAQRYIQTIRNKNVFYFGTLGAWPQSEHALRCSRATAALLEQGGNTVLDGFLCQGKVNPQVVAASQRKGTHPMTAARQERLREAARHPDAEDLQAACQRWLLSLTAARAAFHQ, encoded by the coding sequence ATGCGCGCCTGCATTGTTTATTCTTCCTGCACGGGCAATACCCGCAAAGTGGCGGAGGCCATGGCCGAAGCATCGGGCATTGCCTGCCACGCCGTGCGCCACGCCCCCTCCCCGCAGGAATACGACCTGCTGGCCGTGGGCTTTTGGGTGCGACAGGGCCTGCCTGACGCCCGCGCACAGCGCTACATACAGACCATCCGCAATAAAAACGTGTTTTATTTCGGCACGCTGGGCGCATGGCCGCAGTCTGAGCACGCCCTGCGCTGTTCGCGTGCCACGGCCGCCCTGCTTGAGCAGGGTGGCAATACCGTACTGGACGGATTTTTGTGCCAGGGCAAGGTCAACCCCCAGGTTGTGGCAGCCTCGCAACGCAAGGGCACCCATCCAATGACCGCGGCCCGGCAGGAACGCCTGCGTGAAGCCGCCCGCCATCCCGATGCAGAGGACCTGCAGGCCGCATGCCAGCGCTGGCTGCTCAGCCTGACGGCGGCTCGCGCCGCCTTCCACCAATAA
- the fliS gene encoding flagellar export chaperone FliS, with product MNKAANAYFQTKVGTTDQGQLLLMLYDGALKYIQQARTKMLAKDFAGKGIMISKVIDIVNELAASLNMDKGGSLAVNLNNLYLLCTARLLRANLKMDVESLDSVESILSGLRGAYAQIIETPEARKAAADIANRMQPAGSMSKTAQPITQHQGAAVPRSHAQAAYGRSAMMPPQAMGAPDASMPQPNLPGYSPAPAAMQDAPAATATAAPDAVPSQAQDMPRAHVQSFDQAMGQGILPPNGFVPGRLPGAYGKVPPRG from the coding sequence ATGAACAAGGCGGCAAACGCGTATTTTCAGACCAAGGTTGGCACTACCGACCAGGGGCAACTTCTGCTCATGCTCTATGACGGAGCCCTCAAGTACATCCAGCAGGCACGCACCAAGATGCTGGCCAAGGACTTTGCGGGCAAGGGCATCATGATCTCAAAGGTCATCGACATTGTTAACGAGTTGGCGGCATCCCTCAATATGGACAAGGGCGGCAGCCTGGCAGTCAACCTCAACAACCTGTACCTGCTCTGCACTGCCCGTCTGTTGCGCGCAAATCTCAAAATGGACGTGGAATCTCTCGACAGTGTGGAAAGCATACTGTCCGGCCTGCGCGGAGCCTATGCCCAGATCATCGAAACGCCAGAGGCGCGCAAGGCCGCCGCTGACATAGCGAACCGCATGCAGCCAGCGGGTTCCATGAGCAAGACGGCGCAGCCCATTACGCAGCATCAGGGCGCGGCCGTGCCGCGTTCTCATGCCCAGGCGGCCTACGGGCGCAGCGCCATGATGCCGCCCCAGGCCATGGGCGCTCCCGATGCTTCCATGCCGCAGCCCAACCTGCCGGGGTATTCGCCTGCCCCCGCCGCCATGCAGGACGCTCCCGCAGCGACAGCAACAGCGGCCCCCGATGCCGTGCCCTCTCAGGCCCAGGATATGCCGCGGGCCCATGTGCAGTCTTTTGACCAGGCCATGGGCCAGGGGATTCTGCCGCCCAATGGCTTTGTTCCCGGCCGCCTGCCAGGGGCATACGGCAAGGTTCCCCCGCGCGGCTGA
- a CDS encoding pyridoxamine 5'-phosphate oxidase family protein — protein MRKVKCECNDPAFFDEMFSTVDDLCLAMHDGEYPYVLPLNFVRQGQAIYIHCDLQGRKLDCIRQNPRVAFTLMTDVTIDRKKSTTYFKSLCGKGTACIIEDEAEKGRALDAIAQRYAALCPQPAPKSSIKRTAIVRIDIEELTGKRSLPSGAA, from the coding sequence GTGCGTAAAGTTAAATGCGAATGTAACGATCCGGCTTTTTTTGACGAGATGTTCTCCACCGTCGACGATCTGTGCCTGGCCATGCACGACGGCGAATATCCCTATGTGCTGCCCCTGAACTTTGTGCGTCAGGGCCAGGCCATCTATATCCACTGCGACCTTCAGGGACGCAAGCTGGACTGTATCCGCCAGAACCCGCGCGTGGCCTTTACTCTCATGACCGATGTGACCATCGATCGCAAAAAATCCACCACCTACTTCAAGTCTCTCTGCGGCAAAGGCACGGCCTGCATTATTGAGGACGAGGCCGAAAAAGGCCGCGCCCTGGACGCCATCGCCCAGCGCTATGCGGCCCTGTGTCCGCAGCCTGCCCCCAAATCCAGCATAAAACGCACTGCCATTGTGCGCATAGACATAGAAGAATTGACGGGCAAGCGTAGTTTGCCTTCTGGAGCGGCGTAG
- the mlaD gene encoding outer membrane lipid asymmetry maintenance protein MlaD — translation MNTVRETAVGLFVLIGLLCVAYLTIKLGKMEVFTGQGYELNASFDSVSGLRVGADVEMAGVPVGKVTSIRLDPDPMRNQAVVRLRFDKDLHLSDDSIASVRTSGLIGDKFISISRGGSDHMLAPGDTITETESAVDLGSLISKYAFGGVK, via the coding sequence ATGAATACCGTACGAGAAACCGCTGTGGGCCTTTTTGTGCTGATAGGCCTGCTCTGTGTTGCCTACCTGACCATCAAGCTCGGCAAAATGGAAGTTTTCACTGGCCAGGGCTATGAGCTCAATGCCAGTTTCGACTCCGTGTCGGGCCTGCGCGTGGGCGCGGATGTTGAAATGGCGGGCGTGCCCGTGGGCAAGGTCACCAGCATCCGGCTTGACCCCGACCCCATGCGCAATCAGGCCGTGGTGCGCTTGCGCTTTGACAAGGACCTGCATCTTTCTGATGACAGCATTGCCTCTGTGCGCACCAGCGGGCTTATCGGCGACAAATTCATCAGTATTTCCAGGGGCGGTTCGGATCACATGCTGGCGCCCGGCGACACCATTACAGAAACGGAATCCGCAGTTGACCTGGGGTCCCTTATCAGCAAATATGCTTTCGGAGGAGTGAAATAG
- a CDS encoding HPP family protein, translating to MTRILNRIRSSQSQPRVSWNEIFWAWSGSCLSVACLALLEKVCAQEWNLPLLIGSFGASAVLAFGAPHSPLAQPRNLVGGHVLSALVGVTSQAMVGAEPVLAAALAVSTAIALMHMTQTLHPPGGATALIAVIGGPGIHEMGYWYVLLPCAAGATCMLVLALAANNLAARKRYPVFWW from the coding sequence ATGACACGCATCCTGAACCGCATCCGCTCAAGCCAGTCCCAGCCCCGCGTAAGCTGGAACGAAATTTTCTGGGCCTGGTCGGGCAGCTGCCTTTCCGTCGCCTGCCTGGCCCTGCTGGAAAAAGTCTGTGCGCAGGAATGGAATCTGCCGCTGCTCATCGGTTCCTTCGGTGCCTCCGCAGTGCTGGCCTTTGGCGCGCCCCACAGCCCTCTGGCCCAACCCCGCAATCTGGTGGGCGGGCATGTCCTGTCCGCGCTTGTGGGCGTGACCAGTCAGGCCATGGTCGGCGCGGAACCCGTGCTGGCAGCGGCCCTGGCCGTTTCCACCGCCATTGCGCTCATGCACATGACCCAGACACTGCACCCTCCGGGAGGAGCCACGGCCCTTATTGCCGTCATCGGCGGCCCCGGCATTCACGAGATGGGCTACTGGTATGTTCTGCTGCCCTGCGCCGCCGGGGCCACATGCATGCTTGTACTGGCTCTGGCGGCCAACAATCTTGCCGCCCGCAAAAG
- a CDS encoding Crp/Fnr family transcriptional regulator, producing the protein MSSPQHNARMDAVMGEEHALHATVADALCTGLLAALAPHERDALSRHARLQTFAPGTALFQEGDESADAMLLLSGLVKLCRHSSQGKECVLHLVHTGKFLDVGVLFYEGGLPISAVALQPTTVLSLNRRAFLHTLENNAPLAVSLMGAMSLRQRLLITKIAGSQGRISVAGRVAAWLLHRSKMEKSATLRLGVTQEILARLMGISRESLSRELSALSSAGIIDHKRRCITLLDHDALLQRAQG; encoded by the coding sequence ATGTCATCTCCGCAGCACAACGCCCGTATGGACGCCGTCATGGGCGAAGAACACGCACTGCACGCCACCGTGGCCGATGCCCTGTGCACGGGGCTGCTGGCCGCGCTTGCCCCCCATGAAAGAGATGCGCTTTCCCGGCACGCGCGCCTGCAAACATTCGCCCCCGGCACGGCCCTTTTTCAGGAAGGCGACGAAAGCGCGGACGCCATGCTTCTGCTCTCCGGCCTGGTCAAACTCTGCCGCCACAGCAGCCAGGGCAAGGAATGCGTGCTGCACCTTGTACACACCGGCAAATTTCTGGATGTGGGCGTGCTGTTTTATGAAGGGGGCTTGCCCATTTCCGCCGTGGCCCTCCAGCCCACCACGGTCTTGAGTCTCAACCGCCGGGCCTTTCTGCACACGCTTGAAAACAACGCCCCGCTGGCCGTCAGCCTCATGGGGGCCATGAGCCTGCGCCAGCGCCTGCTCATTACCAAGATAGCCGGTTCACAGGGCCGCATATCCGTGGCCGGACGCGTGGCCGCATGGCTGCTGCACCGCTCCAAGATGGAAAAAAGCGCCACCCTGCGCCTGGGCGTCACCCAGGAAATACTGGCCCGCCTTATGGGCATCAGCCGCGAGAGCCTCAGCCGCGAACTTTCCGCGCTTTCGTCCGCAGGCATCATTGACCACAAGCGCCGCTGCATCACCCTGCTGGATCACGACGCCTTGCTGCAAAGGGCTCAGGGGTAG
- a CDS encoding ABC transporter substrate-binding protein has protein sequence MFSHAFSRRITLALCGLLLAFVLLPSVAQANSPARQALETATNRILDFIKNPDYVNPATRRPIRQQIEDEVLHIFDFGEFSSRTVGPRWRTFTPEQKKAFSDAFADLLISTYVNKIDGYNGEQVLYTGEVVSEKGDRVEVRSVITMKDGKKVPVAYRMLPKNGKWMVYDVLIENISLVKNYRTQFQDILNTDSPENLIARIKAKAVEVQQEHAK, from the coding sequence ATGTTCTCCCACGCATTTTCACGCCGCATCACTCTTGCCCTGTGCGGTCTTTTGCTGGCCTTTGTTTTACTGCCCTCGGTAGCGCAGGCCAATTCTCCTGCCCGGCAGGCTCTTGAAACGGCCACCAACCGCATTCTGGACTTCATCAAAAATCCTGATTACGTGAACCCCGCCACACGCAGGCCCATCCGCCAGCAGATTGAAGACGAAGTTCTGCACATTTTCGACTTCGGCGAATTTTCCTCGCGCACCGTGGGCCCCCGCTGGCGCACCTTTACGCCGGAACAGAAAAAGGCCTTCAGCGACGCTTTCGCCGACCTTCTCATCAGCACCTACGTCAACAAAATTGACGGCTATAACGGCGAGCAGGTGCTCTACACCGGTGAAGTGGTTTCCGAAAAGGGCGACCGGGTCGAGGTGCGCAGCGTCATTACCATGAAGGACGGCAAAAAGGTGCCCGTGGCCTACCGCATGCTGCCCAAAAACGGCAAATGGATGGTCTACGACGTGCTTATTGAAAATATCAGTCTGGTCAAAAACTACCGCACCCAGTTTCAGGACATCCTGAACACAGATTCGCCGGAAAACCTCATTGCCCGTATCAAGGCCAAGGCAGTGGAAGTGCAGCAGGAACATGCCAAATAA
- a CDS encoding 4Fe-4S binding protein, with protein sequence MGGASRLVPLPSFLALALAGAHFWRAGWPSLAAACGLMAVLVWTRLAWVRQFLLLALPVLAARWIWTTAQFVQIRQLMEQPWMRLAVILLSVALFTVAAALLLLKDSAQQRYCHKEEAATAQMGALAVCLALLLPVWFMNPQLLVLERFVPQGGLAQIMLAALWAVLAAGWLADRRKAPRARMRLWRLFSLVFFGQLVLGLAVESRFLLSGSLHLPVPGLIAAGPVYRGGGWFMLGLFGLSTLLVGAAWCSQLCYFGVWDATAARKAKNTPAPAWLPRLRLGALVLTLATALALRLTGAPTVAALTCGLLLGLLIIPCALLISRVRGYASYCRGICPLGLLAQWFGRISPWRIRRVGECSGCRACVRVCRQDAMTEQAFESGCPTTACHLCRDCANVCPRHALAVTWFGRASSAAWAGTALTALLAGLHAAFLFMARI encoded by the coding sequence ATGGGCGGCGCTTCCCGTCTTGTTCCCTTGCCGAGTTTTCTGGCTCTTGCCCTGGCCGGGGCGCACTTCTGGCGCGCGGGATGGCCCTCCCTGGCCGCAGCCTGCGGCCTCATGGCCGTGCTGGTCTGGACGCGCCTTGCCTGGGTGCGGCAGTTTCTGCTGCTGGCCCTGCCGGTTCTGGCCGCCCGCTGGATATGGACTACCGCGCAGTTTGTGCAGATCCGCCAGCTCATGGAGCAGCCCTGGATGCGCCTTGCGGTCATCCTTTTATCCGTGGCCCTGTTCACCGTCGCCGCCGCCCTGCTGCTGCTCAAAGACAGCGCGCAACAGCGCTACTGCCACAAAGAAGAGGCCGCCACCGCCCAGATGGGCGCCCTGGCCGTATGCCTGGCCCTGCTGCTGCCCGTGTGGTTCATGAACCCGCAGTTACTGGTGCTGGAACGCTTTGTGCCGCAAGGCGGCCTTGCGCAGATTATGCTGGCCGCCCTGTGGGCCGTGCTTGCCGCAGGCTGGCTTGCCGACCGCCGCAAGGCGCCGCGCGCCCGGATGCGGCTGTGGCGGCTGTTTTCACTGGTTTTTTTCGGCCAGCTTGTGCTGGGGCTGGCGGTGGAAAGCCGCTTTCTGCTCTCGGGCAGCCTGCATTTGCCCGTGCCTGGCCTCATTGCGGCCGGGCCTGTCTATCGCGGGGGCGGCTGGTTCATGCTGGGCCTTTTCGGCCTGTCCACCCTGCTTGTGGGCGCGGCGTGGTGCAGCCAGCTCTGCTACTTCGGTGTGTGGGACGCCACGGCCGCGCGCAAGGCAAAAAATACCCCTGCTCCTGCCTGGCTGCCCCGCCTGCGCCTGGGCGCTCTCGTTCTGACGCTTGCCACGGCCCTGGCCCTGCGCCTTACGGGCGCGCCCACTGTGGCGGCCCTGACCTGCGGCCTGCTGCTGGGCCTGCTGATTATACCCTGCGCCCTGCTCATAAGCCGGGTCAGGGGGTACGCCTCCTACTGTCGCGGTATCTGTCCGCTCGGCCTTCTGGCCCAGTGGTTTGGGCGCATTTCACCCTGGCGCATCCGCCGTGTGGGGGAGTGCAGCGGCTGCCGGGCCTGCGTTCGCGTGTGTCGTCAGGATGCCATGACAGAACAGGCCTTTGAAAGCGGCTGCCCTACCACGGCCTGCCATCTCTGTCGGGACTGCGCCAATGTCTGTCCCAGACACGCCCTGGCCGTCACATGGTTTGGCCGCGCCTCCAGCGCCGCATGGGCCGGAACGGCATTGACGGCCCTGCTGGCCGGACTGCACGCGGCCTTTCTGTTCATGGCCCGAATCTGA
- a CDS encoding VacJ family lipoprotein — protein sequence MPNNSLARHAQTLTLGILLLVGILGLDGNKAMAAQGVRQSPAPSTVYGGAPMLPAGAVTVTPYASLRSANDLDDYDTADIGSIADPLEPWNRFWFHFNDIFYLYIARPAYDAWVFITPHQVRGGLKNFFSNLLFPVRFVNNILQFRFMEAGVEFGRFVINTTSSLGLADVAKGHKTIVPVDPTGEDFGQTMGRWGIGQGFYLVWPIIGPSSARDTIGRVGDLFTDPLFYLKPWELGAGVGGGLRFNALGDVLPLYEDLNSVALDPYLAMREAYVNFRKSQVIR from the coding sequence ATGCCAAATAACTCCCTTGCGCGCCATGCGCAAACGCTCACGCTGGGCATCCTGCTGCTGGTCGGCATCCTTGGGCTCGACGGCAACAAGGCCATGGCGGCTCAAGGCGTCAGGCAGTCCCCCGCTCCCTCCACGGTCTACGGAGGTGCGCCCATGCTGCCAGCCGGGGCCGTTACCGTCACGCCCTACGCCTCCCTGCGTAGTGCCAACGATCTGGACGACTACGATACAGCCGACATCGGCAGCATCGCCGACCCTCTTGAACCCTGGAACCGCTTCTGGTTTCACTTCAATGACATCTTTTATCTGTACATTGCCAGACCAGCCTATGACGCATGGGTATTCATCACGCCGCACCAGGTGCGCGGCGGTTTGAAAAACTTCTTTTCAAACCTCCTCTTTCCCGTGCGTTTTGTGAACAACATCCTGCAATTCCGGTTTATGGAAGCTGGTGTGGAGTTTGGCCGCTTTGTCATCAACACCACATCAAGCCTGGGCCTCGCCGATGTGGCCAAGGGACACAAAACCATTGTGCCCGTTGATCCCACGGGTGAAGACTTCGGCCAGACCATGGGCCGTTGGGGCATTGGCCAGGGCTTTTATCTGGTGTGGCCCATCATTGGCCCCAGCTCCGCGCGCGACACCATTGGCCGCGTGGGCGACCTCTTTACCGATCCGCTCTTTTACCTGAAACCCTGGGAACTCGGGGCGGGCGTGGGCGGCGGCCTTCGCTTCAACGCCCTTGGCGACGTGCTGCCCCTGTATGAAGACCTGAACAGCGTGGCTCTTGATCCCTATCTTGCCATGCGCGAAGCTTACGTGAACTTCCGTAAATCGCAGGTCATACGCTAG
- a CDS encoding ABC transporter ATP-binding protein, giving the protein MQAWDIEFKDLTVGYGSHIVLHDVNAVLPGGKVSVILGGSGCGKSTLLRHIIGLSRPLSGHVLVGGRDLFALGKADFRRIRRHMGVLFQDGALLGALTLVQNVTLPLSEHLRLPPATVREAGLRVLRMVGLDDFADFYPNQLSGGMRKRAGLARAIVAEPRVLLCDEPTSGLDPITAARMDDLLLAMREQYAGMSVVVVSHDLASLRAIADHVLVLADGKALFSGTLAELEASDDPYLRQFLHREAGDERRDLHQPIDPAVSKALDNWLAS; this is encoded by the coding sequence ATGCAAGCATGGGACATAGAGTTCAAGGATCTCACCGTTGGCTACGGAAGCCATATAGTTCTTCACGATGTCAACGCGGTATTGCCCGGCGGCAAGGTGTCTGTCATCCTGGGCGGCTCCGGCTGCGGCAAATCCACACTGCTGCGCCACATTATCGGGCTTTCGCGGCCCCTTTCCGGCCATGTGCTCGTAGGCGGGCGCGACCTTTTTGCCCTTGGCAAGGCCGACTTTCGCCGCATCCGCCGCCATATGGGCGTGCTTTTTCAGGACGGCGCGCTGCTCGGTGCACTGACCCTGGTGCAAAACGTCACCCTGCCCCTGAGCGAACATTTGCGCCTGCCCCCCGCCACGGTGCGCGAGGCGGGCCTGCGCGTGCTGCGCATGGTCGGCCTTGATGACTTTGCCGATTTTTATCCCAACCAGCTTTCCGGCGGCATGCGCAAACGCGCCGGGCTTGCGCGGGCCATTGTGGCCGAACCGCGCGTGCTCCTTTGCGACGAGCCCACATCCGGGCTTGATCCCATAACCGCCGCCCGCATGGACGATTTGCTGCTGGCCATGCGCGAACAGTACGCGGGCATGAGCGTGGTTGTGGTGAGCCATGATCTTGCAAGTCTGCGGGCCATTGCCGACCACGTGCTCGTGCTGGCGGACGGTAAAGCGCTGTTTTCCGGCACTCTGGCCGAACTTGAGGCCAGCGACGACCCATATTTGCGCCAGTTTTTGCACCGCGAAGCCGGTGACGAGCGCCGCGACCTGCACCAGCCCATTGACCCTGCGGTAAGCAAGGCCCTTGACAACTGGCTGGCTTCATAG